The following coding sequences are from one Desulfosporosinus orientis DSM 765 window:
- a CDS encoding FAD-binding oxidoreductase: MRAEIIQKLGDIVGEDNIYYSLEDLYCYTYDASFVKSDPKKDLAGVAVYPGSTEEVAEILKLANQEMIPVVPRGAGSNVSGGTISVGDSIILVLKRMNKIIEIDSKNLIAVVESGVITAQLQKEVERVGLFYPPDPASLAFSTMGGNVAECAGGPRGVKYGVTRDYVIGLEAVLPNGEIINTGGRTMKNVTGYDMTKLFTGSEGTLCVITKIIVKLIPLPEAKSTMMAVFSEIDQACETVSEIIAAGLIPCSLELLDNIYIKNIEEYAKVGLPIDAGAVLLIEVDGDSEILAKQIAKIEQICRQLGAVQIRVAKTKEEAEELWAARRAAFAAVSRLRPTIIGEDATVPRSKIPVAVRRIQEIAAKYDIIIAILGHAGDGNLHATILTDETDLEEAARVEKAVDEIFVATVKLGGSLSGEHGIGRAKSKFITLQTGEAGLKAQRQIKKALDPNNILNPGVMFGA, encoded by the coding sequence TTGAGAGCTGAGATCATACAAAAACTAGGTGACATAGTTGGGGAAGATAACATATATTACTCTTTAGAGGATTTGTACTGTTACACTTATGATGCTTCTTTTGTTAAATCAGATCCTAAGAAAGATTTAGCCGGAGTTGCTGTTTATCCGGGCAGCACAGAAGAAGTGGCAGAGATTCTCAAATTGGCAAATCAGGAGATGATTCCGGTAGTTCCGCGGGGCGCCGGGTCAAATGTCAGCGGAGGCACTATCTCAGTTGGCGACAGTATCATCCTGGTGCTTAAGAGAATGAATAAAATCATTGAGATTGACTCGAAAAATCTCATTGCTGTGGTTGAATCCGGGGTGATAACAGCACAGCTGCAAAAAGAGGTCGAGAGGGTTGGCCTTTTTTATCCTCCGGACCCAGCCAGCCTGGCCTTTTCCACCATGGGCGGCAATGTAGCGGAATGTGCCGGAGGACCTCGGGGTGTGAAATATGGGGTTACTCGCGATTACGTTATCGGGCTCGAGGCTGTGCTGCCAAATGGAGAGATTATTAATACCGGCGGAAGAACTATGAAGAATGTAACCGGCTACGATATGACCAAATTATTTACGGGTTCAGAGGGAACACTTTGTGTTATTACCAAGATCATTGTCAAGCTTATACCTTTGCCGGAAGCAAAAAGCACCATGATGGCTGTTTTTTCTGAGATAGATCAGGCTTGTGAAACAGTATCGGAAATCATTGCAGCAGGACTCATTCCCTGCTCCCTTGAACTATTGGATAACATCTACATTAAAAATATTGAAGAGTACGCCAAAGTAGGACTGCCTATAGACGCCGGTGCTGTTCTTTTGATTGAAGTTGATGGAGATTCAGAAATATTAGCTAAGCAGATCGCTAAGATTGAACAAATCTGCAGACAACTGGGAGCGGTTCAGATTCGAGTCGCTAAAACTAAGGAAGAGGCTGAAGAATTATGGGCAGCCCGCCGAGCTGCTTTCGCAGCCGTGTCCAGGCTGCGGCCGACCATTATCGGGGAAGATGCGACGGTACCCCGGAGCAAAATTCCTGTTGCGGTAAGACGTATTCAGGAGATTGCTGCCAAATATGACATTATCATTGCGATTCTTGGACATGCCGGTGATGGTAATCTCCATGCTACAATCCTCACGGATGAAACAGATTTAGAGGAAGCGGCCCGGGTGGAAAAGGCCGTTGACGAGATTTTCGTTGCTACAGTGAAATTAGGAGGATCTCTAAGCGGCGAACATGGTATTGGCAGAGCAAAATCGAAGTTTATTACTTTACAAACCGGTGAAGCGGGCCTGAAAGCTCAACGTCAGATAAAAAAGGCTCTGGATCCTAACAATATTTTGAACCCCGGTGTAATGTTTGGAGCGTGA
- a CDS encoding MerR family transcriptional regulator — protein MEYTVQKLSRLAGVSTRTLRYYDEIELLKPARVNSSGYRIYGSTEVDRLQQILFYRELGVELGTIKEIITSPTFDRTKALKGHREKLLERQLQLEALIANVDKTIALTEGRIIMSDKEKFEGFKQRLIDDNEVKYGQEIRKRYGDDTVNKSNQRIKGMSKKQYDEVTELAAQVIENLHAAFKTGDPGGALAQKTADLHRQWLCYFWESYSKEAHAGVAQMYVDDPRFTAYYDEKLPGSAQFLRDAIFIYTGYEK, from the coding sequence ATGGAATACACAGTGCAAAAACTAAGTCGTTTGGCTGGAGTAAGTACTCGTACACTGAGATACTATGATGAGATAGAACTACTTAAGCCGGCAAGAGTTAACTCATCGGGGTATCGCATTTATGGGAGTACCGAGGTTGATCGCCTGCAACAAATTCTTTTCTATCGGGAGTTAGGTGTAGAGTTAGGAACGATCAAAGAAATTATCACTTCCCCAACCTTCGATAGGACAAAGGCGCTAAAAGGCCATCGTGAAAAACTTCTTGAGAGACAACTGCAGTTGGAGGCTTTAATCGCTAACGTTGACAAAACCATTGCGTTAACTGAAGGGAGAATAATTATGTCGGACAAAGAGAAGTTTGAGGGTTTTAAGCAAAGGCTTATTGATGACAATGAGGTAAAGTATGGTCAGGAAATTCGTAAAAGATATGGAGATGACACAGTTAATAAGTCTAATCAAAGAATAAAAGGAATGTCAAAAAAACAGTATGATGAAGTAACGGAGCTTGCTGCCCAGGTTATTGAAAATCTGCATGCTGCTTTTAAAACAGGCGATCCCGGCGGAGCCCTTGCCCAAAAAACCGCTGATCTGCATCGTCAATGGCTATGCTATTTTTGGGAGAGTTATTCGAAAGAAGCTCATGCCGGAGTAGCTCAGATGTATGTTGATGATCCGAGGTTTACGGCATACTATGATGAAAAGCTGCCAGGCTCTGCACAATTTCTAAGGGATGCTATATTTATTTATACGGGATATGAGAAGTAA
- a CDS encoding ABC transporter ATP-binding protein → MLDVKDIHTYYGLSHILFGLSLKVNQGEVVSLLGRNGVGKTTTLKSIVGITPPKTGQINFKGQDITKIPTRRMVKLGISFVPDNRRIFADLTVRENLEIADGIKSGPWNLAKVHELFPVLKRTENRRGGNLSGGEQQMLSIARALLGNPELLILDEPTEGLAPLIVKELEEQILELCSTGISILLAEQNLKSALKLANRCYVIERGQVRYQGTVEELAENEEIRSKYLLV, encoded by the coding sequence ATGTTAGACGTAAAAGATATTCATACCTATTATGGCTTAAGCCATATACTGTTCGGTTTATCCTTAAAGGTTAACCAAGGAGAAGTGGTCTCACTCCTTGGCCGCAACGGGGTCGGAAAAACAACGACACTAAAAAGCATCGTTGGCATTACTCCACCCAAAACAGGCCAAATTAATTTCAAAGGGCAAGACATCACCAAAATACCCACAAGACGCATGGTTAAGTTAGGTATCAGCTTCGTCCCAGACAACCGCAGGATCTTTGCTGACTTAACGGTTCGTGAAAATCTGGAGATTGCTGATGGCATCAAGTCCGGTCCATGGAATTTGGCAAAAGTCCACGAATTATTTCCTGTCCTTAAAAGAACTGAAAATCGCCGGGGCGGAAACTTAAGCGGCGGAGAGCAGCAGATGTTAAGTATTGCCAGGGCTCTTCTCGGAAACCCGGAGCTTCTCATCTTAGATGAGCCAACGGAAGGCTTAGCTCCTTTAATCGTCAAAGAACTAGAAGAACAAATCCTTGAACTTTGTTCAACAGGTATTTCCATTCTCTTGGCTGAACAGAATCTCAAATCAGCTTTAAAATTGGCCAATCGCTGTTATGTCATTGAACGAGGGCAAGTTCGATACCAAGGAACAGTTGAAGAATTAGCTGAGAATGAAGAAATTCGTTCCAAATATCTTTTAGTTTAA
- a CDS encoding acyl-CoA thioesterase, with the protein MDITNFPVQVKIPVAWGEMDAYGHVNNIYYLRYFESARIQYFQEIGLHDIKSQTGIGPILAQTTCKYLKPLKFPDQITVGAKVRSISKSSFVMEYVIVSEKMGVSASGEGVIVMYDYNHSSKAELPLDLKAAIEQLERRRG; encoded by the coding sequence TTGGATATAACAAATTTTCCAGTCCAAGTGAAAATACCGGTTGCCTGGGGTGAAATGGATGCCTATGGACATGTCAACAATATTTATTATTTGAGATATTTCGAGAGTGCCCGGATTCAATATTTTCAAGAGATCGGACTCCATGACATTAAGTCTCAAACCGGAATTGGACCAATATTGGCTCAAACTACATGTAAGTATCTTAAACCTCTGAAATTTCCGGATCAAATTACAGTTGGTGCCAAGGTAAGATCCATTAGCAAGTCAAGCTTTGTTATGGAATATGTCATTGTCAGTGAAAAAATGGGGGTTTCGGCTAGTGGGGAAGGCGTTATTGTTATGTATGATTACAACCATTCTTCTAAAGCGGAATTGCCGCTGGATCTCAAAGCTGCTATTGAACAATTGGAGAGACGGAGGGGTTAA
- a CDS encoding L-lactate permease, protein MNTGLLAVLSLLPIAVVAIFLVGLRWPASKAMPISYVVAVVLALFIWKIPGAQVGAATVNGVITAGTLLYIIFGSILLLNTLQESGGIQAIRRGFTGITADRRIQVIIVAWLFGSFIEGASGFGTPAAVAVPLMVGLGFPAMAAVVAGMMIQSTPVSFGAVGTPMLVGVGTGLKTPELQAYAQSLGYTDWNAFVGFAIAAKVAFLHFIAGAFIPLFVVAFMTRYFGKNKSFSEGLKIWKFALFAAFCMTIPYLTVANLLGPEFPSMIGGLTGLAIVVTAAKKGFLMPKGEAWDFEPKEKWDPSWTGSVEIKDISAKTRMSGVTAWMPYVFVGLLLVLTRLSFLPFLGWVKSWNVVWPNIFGTTITASFQPLYLPGTVFIVVSLITFFMHKMDGAAYARAWKSSAKTMLGAGSALIFTVPMVQVFMNSAGGAAGFDKMPIVLAEAVAGLAGSAWPIFAPLIGGLGAFVAGSNTVSNMMFSLFQFGVGERIGVDPTWIVALQAIGGAAGNVICVHNVVAASAVVGLLGKEGYVIRKTLVVFAYYAFLPGAIGYSILYTAQKGFLNAGTIIAALVWATAIYIIATNNKRYNSLHGANRSL, encoded by the coding sequence ATGAACACTGGTTTATTAGCTGTTCTTTCCCTACTCCCCATTGCTGTTGTCGCTATTTTTCTTGTCGGCCTGAGATGGCCAGCAAGTAAAGCTATGCCGATTTCATATGTGGTAGCAGTAGTTCTCGCCCTTTTTATTTGGAAAATCCCTGGTGCCCAAGTAGGAGCCGCAACTGTTAATGGTGTTATCACTGCCGGTACACTGTTGTACATTATTTTTGGCTCTATTCTTTTATTAAACACTTTGCAAGAAAGTGGCGGTATACAAGCTATCCGCCGAGGCTTCACCGGAATCACCGCCGATCGAAGAATTCAAGTTATCATTGTTGCTTGGCTCTTTGGTTCCTTCATTGAAGGTGCATCAGGATTCGGTACTCCTGCTGCAGTTGCTGTTCCTTTGATGGTCGGACTTGGTTTTCCAGCTATGGCTGCCGTTGTTGCTGGAATGATGATTCAAAGTACCCCCGTATCTTTCGGTGCTGTAGGAACACCGATGCTCGTAGGCGTTGGAACAGGTCTCAAAACTCCTGAATTACAAGCCTATGCTCAGTCATTAGGGTATACTGACTGGAATGCTTTTGTTGGCTTTGCTATAGCAGCCAAAGTTGCTTTCCTTCATTTCATCGCAGGTGCCTTTATTCCTCTCTTTGTTGTCGCTTTCATGACCCGCTACTTTGGTAAAAACAAATCCTTCAGCGAAGGTCTCAAGATTTGGAAATTCGCCCTATTTGCAGCCTTCTGTATGACAATCCCTTATCTTACCGTAGCTAACTTGCTCGGACCTGAGTTTCCTTCCATGATTGGCGGATTAACCGGTCTGGCCATTGTAGTAACCGCTGCTAAAAAAGGCTTCCTCATGCCGAAAGGCGAAGCTTGGGATTTCGAACCCAAAGAAAAATGGGATCCTTCGTGGACAGGCTCCGTTGAAATTAAGGATATCTCCGCTAAAACGAGAATGAGCGGTGTTACAGCTTGGATGCCTTATGTTTTTGTCGGCTTATTGCTCGTTCTCACTCGTCTCAGTTTCTTACCTTTCTTAGGTTGGGTAAAGAGTTGGAACGTTGTTTGGCCAAATATTTTCGGAACAACCATCACTGCCTCCTTCCAGCCTTTATACTTGCCTGGTACAGTTTTTATCGTCGTATCCCTGATTACATTTTTTATGCATAAAATGGATGGAGCCGCTTATGCCCGAGCGTGGAAAAGCTCTGCAAAAACAATGCTTGGTGCGGGTTCCGCTTTGATATTCACTGTTCCAATGGTTCAAGTATTTATGAATTCCGCAGGCGGTGCTGCAGGTTTTGATAAAATGCCTATTGTCCTCGCCGAAGCCGTCGCAGGATTAGCCGGATCTGCCTGGCCGATCTTCGCTCCCCTCATTGGCGGCCTTGGAGCCTTTGTTGCAGGAAGTAATACCGTATCAAACATGATGTTCTCCTTGTTCCAGTTCGGTGTAGGAGAACGTATTGGGGTTGACCCCACTTGGATTGTAGCCCTGCAGGCAATCGGCGGTGCAGCAGGAAACGTTATCTGCGTACACAATGTTGTTGCTGCTTCAGCCGTTGTTGGTCTCCTTGGAAAAGAAGGTTATGTCATCCGTAAAACTCTGGTTGTATTTGCTTATTATGCCTTCCTTCCCGGTGCAATCGGTTATTCTATCCTCTATACGGCTCAAAAAGGGTTCCTCAATGCTGGAACAATTATTGCCGCATTAGTATGGGCTACTGCAATTTATATCATCGCAACTAACAATAAGAGATATAACAGTCTTCATGGTGCTAACAGATCTCTATAA
- the larA gene encoding nickel-dependent lactate racemase gives MNSFKIPYGKEMLSFELPEPVRIRTIEAKASLPILNIQEAIRHALANPIGTAPLLEIVKPGDKVVIVVSDITRLWVRTDVLLPVLLDVLNEAGVPDRNISIVTATGDHRLQTVDEHKAICGTNVLARVPIYDHECNASDLVDLGVSELGTPIKVNRRVWEADKVILTGGIAYHLLAGFGGGRKSIAPGVCGYEMIQKNHSLAVKDAGPTGLNPNIRTGKMAGNPVAEDMLDIARRVGVDFILNVVVNEKKEFVYLAAGDLQEAHEAGCRVTEEIFGIEIKEKADLVIVSGGGYPKDIQLYQAIKALDNSTYAVGDGGVIILVSECSDGVGSKPFQEFFNHGEVEDMSTKLQTDFTMPGFVSLRTASICRKTPVILISALPKDVVKQMKMLPASSLPEAWQLVKQILGRQPESVYIMPHGGNTFPIMS, from the coding sequence TTGAACAGCTTTAAGATTCCCTATGGTAAAGAAATGTTATCCTTTGAACTTCCGGAACCAGTTAGAATCCGGACAATAGAGGCCAAGGCCAGTCTGCCGATTTTAAACATTCAAGAGGCTATTCGTCATGCCCTGGCTAATCCTATTGGCACTGCTCCTCTGCTTGAGATTGTCAAGCCTGGAGACAAGGTTGTCATTGTGGTTAGTGATATTACCAGGTTGTGGGTTCGGACGGATGTTCTGCTCCCCGTTTTACTGGATGTTCTTAATGAGGCAGGTGTTCCCGATAGGAATATTTCCATTGTTACGGCAACAGGGGATCACCGTTTGCAGACTGTCGATGAACATAAGGCCATTTGTGGGACCAATGTTTTGGCAAGGGTTCCTATATACGACCATGAATGTAATGCCTCTGATTTGGTGGATTTAGGTGTATCCGAACTGGGGACTCCTATTAAGGTTAACCGCCGGGTTTGGGAAGCGGACAAAGTAATTCTTACAGGGGGGATAGCCTATCACTTGCTGGCCGGATTTGGTGGGGGGCGTAAGTCCATTGCTCCTGGAGTATGCGGTTATGAGATGATTCAAAAGAACCATTCCCTGGCGGTTAAAGACGCCGGACCAACAGGTCTCAATCCTAATATCCGGACGGGTAAAATGGCAGGGAATCCTGTTGCAGAGGATATGTTGGACATCGCCCGCAGGGTGGGAGTAGATTTCATCCTGAATGTTGTAGTGAATGAGAAGAAAGAGTTTGTTTACTTAGCTGCCGGTGATCTGCAGGAAGCTCATGAAGCAGGCTGCCGGGTAACCGAAGAAATCTTTGGCATTGAAATAAAAGAAAAGGCGGATTTGGTCATTGTTTCAGGGGGCGGTTATCCTAAAGATATTCAGCTTTACCAGGCGATCAAAGCCTTAGATAATTCTACTTATGCCGTGGGTGATGGCGGCGTGATTATCTTGGTCAGTGAATGTTCCGATGGGGTGGGGTCAAAGCCTTTTCAGGAATTTTTTAATCATGGAGAGGTAGAGGACATGAGTACTAAGCTTCAAACTGACTTCACAATGCCTGGGTTTGTTAGCTTGAGAACGGCCAGCATTTGTCGTAAGACACCGGTCATCTTAATCAGTGCCTTGCCAAAGGATGTGGTGAAACAGATGAAGATGCTCCCCGCCTCTTCTCTGCCGGAGGCTTGGCAGCTGGTAAAACAAATTTTGGGGCGTCAGCCTGAGTCAGTCTATATAATGCCTCACGGCGGAAATACGTTTCCAATTATGAGTTAA
- a CDS encoding MBL fold metallo-hydrolase gives MVTEVYPHIFRNKIPLPKNPLKSINSYIITSEDRNLIIDTGFNTLECETELLQGLEELGIDLNITDLLVTHMHTDHSGLAPVLKKLGIQVMYFSQTDGNILNQTAQRDKFFKELNRLLGFEGENAVKFGKEFGARPTEPLDFHPLFEGDTLKIGDYSFNVVEVPGHTPGHIGLYEDKHKLFFCGDHILDEITPNITFWGFEQDILATYFNSLNKVYDYEINYLFTAHRKIIKDHRKRIAELLQHHEERLQEILGILSEGGKTPVEIAASMHWDLSHKKWSDFPSSQKWFASGEALSHLEHLVAAGLVERILMPETLRYELKNDSLG, from the coding sequence ATGGTTACAGAAGTGTATCCTCATATTTTTAGAAACAAAATACCTTTGCCTAAGAACCCCTTGAAGTCTATCAATAGTTACATAATAACGTCTGAAGATCGTAACTTAATTATTGACACCGGGTTTAATACATTAGAATGCGAGACAGAGCTCTTACAGGGACTGGAAGAATTAGGGATAGATTTAAATATAACGGATTTGCTCGTAACTCATATGCATACAGATCACTCAGGCCTTGCGCCTGTCCTTAAAAAGCTAGGTATTCAAGTGATGTATTTCAGTCAGACCGATGGGAATATCTTGAATCAGACGGCTCAAAGGGATAAGTTCTTTAAAGAGCTAAATCGCTTATTAGGTTTCGAAGGAGAAAACGCTGTAAAATTTGGTAAAGAATTCGGGGCCAGGCCAACTGAACCCTTAGATTTTCATCCTTTATTTGAAGGAGATACCCTGAAAATCGGGGACTATAGTTTCAATGTAGTAGAAGTTCCTGGGCATACTCCAGGGCACATTGGCTTGTATGAAGACAAGCACAAATTATTTTTTTGTGGAGATCATATTTTAGACGAAATAACGCCTAATATTACGTTTTGGGGCTTTGAACAAGACATTTTAGCGACGTATTTCAATAGTTTAAATAAAGTTTATGACTATGAGATTAATTACTTATTTACAGCTCACAGGAAAATTATTAAGGATCACAGAAAACGAATAGCTGAACTTCTTCAACATCATGAGGAGCGGCTTCAGGAAATATTAGGTATTTTGAGTGAAGGCGGTAAAACTCCGGTGGAAATTGCGGCGTCTATGCATTGGGATTTGAGTCACAAAAAATGGTCGGATTTTCCTTCTTCTCAAAAGTGGTTTGCTTCAGGGGAAGCACTGTCTCATTTAGAGCACTTAGTGGCAGCCGGATTGGTGGAGCGGATCCTTATGCCGGAGACTCTCCGTTATGAACTGAAAAACGATTCTCTGGGATAA
- a CDS encoding (Fe-S)-binding protein → MERSIESWEKAAIRCIRCGACQNVCPVFKELQAESTVARGRVKLIRGVINKELDLSEGFMEKMSLCLMCKACVSNCPSGVKVDKLVEAARREIVEEKGLSSLKKLIFRLVLKNRWVFNKGMQAGRIFQGLIFRKGPNGQGMLPRMSLGIDKRRLLAPLAPKPLKSLYPEVVGGPQATSRAAFFTGCMINYIYTDTGRAVINVLKRNGVEVVIPALQNCCGTPVRINGDYETAKEMAKANIDVFLKERVDTIVVACGTCGLSLKEEYAELLEGDPIYSEKAKKLGSMVKDVTELVVALPDFKNNLGSLPMKITYHDPCHLARGLKVKEQPRQILRSIPGAVFQELSQANTCCGSAGSFSLYHYELSTKINDHKIDAIEETGADMLVTGCSACRMHITDGLNRRGIPVQVVHTAQLLEMAYKAQEEGGKSFEQL, encoded by the coding sequence ATGGAACGTTCAATTGAGTCTTGGGAGAAGGCAGCCATTCGCTGCATTCGCTGTGGCGCCTGTCAGAATGTTTGTCCGGTTTTTAAAGAATTACAAGCAGAATCCACTGTTGCCCGCGGCCGAGTCAAGTTGATTCGCGGGGTTATAAATAAAGAACTGGATTTAAGCGAAGGGTTTATGGAAAAGATGTCCTTATGTTTAATGTGTAAGGCCTGTGTTTCTAATTGTCCAAGTGGTGTAAAGGTTGACAAACTGGTGGAAGCTGCCCGCAGGGAGATTGTCGAAGAGAAAGGGTTATCCTCTCTAAAGAAGCTGATCTTTCGCTTAGTGTTAAAAAATCGCTGGGTGTTTAACAAAGGAATGCAGGCGGGGCGTATTTTCCAAGGCTTAATTTTTCGTAAGGGGCCCAATGGTCAAGGAATGCTGCCGAGAATGTCTCTGGGGATAGACAAGAGAAGACTTCTCGCCCCCTTGGCCCCTAAGCCCTTAAAATCCCTTTATCCTGAGGTGGTTGGAGGTCCCCAGGCAACTTCGCGGGCAGCTTTCTTTACAGGGTGCATGATTAATTACATCTACACAGATACTGGTCGGGCTGTCATCAATGTACTGAAACGAAATGGAGTAGAGGTGGTCATTCCAGCCCTGCAAAACTGCTGTGGTACACCGGTACGAATTAATGGGGATTATGAAACGGCTAAAGAGATGGCTAAAGCAAATATCGATGTATTCCTGAAGGAAAGGGTCGATACCATAGTTGTGGCTTGCGGTACCTGCGGCTTAAGCTTGAAAGAAGAGTACGCCGAGCTGCTGGAGGGTGATCCCATCTACTCGGAAAAGGCAAAGAAACTGGGCAGCATGGTTAAAGATGTTACTGAATTAGTAGTAGCGTTGCCGGATTTCAAAAATAATTTAGGCAGTTTGCCCATGAAGATTACCTATCATGATCCTTGTCATCTGGCTCGGGGGCTAAAGGTTAAGGAACAGCCCAGACAGATTCTCCGCAGTATTCCCGGAGCAGTTTTTCAGGAATTGAGTCAAGCAAATACTTGTTGCGGCAGTGCGGGATCTTTCAGCTTATATCATTATGAATTATCGACAAAAATTAATGACCATAAGATCGATGCTATTGAGGAGACAGGAGCAGATATGCTGGTTACAGGGTGTTCTGCTTGCCGGATGCATATTACAGACGGTCTGAATCGCCGCGGAATTCCCGTGCAGGTAGTGCATACAGCTCAGCTTTTGGAAATGGCTTATAAGGCCCAAGAAGAAGGAGGAAAAAGCTTTGAACAGCTTTAA
- a CDS encoding ABC transporter ATP-binding protein — protein sequence MLQVERLKKAFDGFQAISDANLSVPQGEVVAVIGPNGAGKSTLFNLISGHLQADSGHIRFLNEDITNLAPYKICHKGMARSFQLINIFTSLTVFENVQTAVIAKHRLDQKFFKPSKRLVVEETLDVLESLGLLEYKDRSCSSLSYGDQKVLEIAIAVGSKPTLLLLDEPTAGMSSEETQRIVNLIKHLSREKGLSILITEHDMDLVFDVAQKIMVLHQGKTIAQGLPQDIRNDKSVQNAYLGETG from the coding sequence ATGCTTCAGGTAGAACGACTTAAAAAAGCCTTTGATGGTTTTCAGGCTATCTCGGATGCAAACCTTTCTGTTCCCCAAGGTGAAGTGGTTGCCGTGATCGGACCAAATGGAGCTGGAAAATCTACCTTATTTAATTTAATTTCCGGCCACCTGCAAGCGGATTCCGGTCATATTCGCTTTCTTAACGAAGACATCACAAACTTAGCTCCTTATAAAATTTGCCATAAAGGGATGGCAAGGTCTTTTCAATTAATTAATATCTTTACTAGCCTGACAGTTTTTGAAAATGTCCAAACCGCTGTCATTGCCAAACACCGTTTAGATCAAAAATTCTTCAAACCTTCAAAACGTCTTGTTGTGGAAGAAACTCTGGATGTTTTAGAGAGTTTGGGGTTATTAGAGTATAAAGATCGTTCCTGCAGTTCTCTGTCTTATGGAGATCAGAAAGTATTAGAAATAGCCATCGCTGTAGGAAGTAAACCGACACTATTACTCTTAGATGAACCCACGGCAGGAATGTCTTCTGAAGAAACCCAGAGAATCGTCAATTTAATCAAACACTTATCTCGGGAGAAAGGGCTTTCAATTCTGATTACCGAGCATGATATGGACCTGGTTTTTGATGTTGCCCAAAAAATAATGGTTCTTCACCAAGGTAAAACCATTGCTCAAGGTCTGCCGCAAGATATCAGAAACGATAAATCTGTGCAAAATGCCTATTTGGGGGAAACAGGATAA
- a CDS encoding ADP-ribosyltransferase yields the protein MKILQEIQSLILGKKDYSRKLEFNKANYLKELQNLSVLLQQIENETPFLVFRSKEEIRQWAQEYYNNWEQSLTLSELNHIKLYTSASFKYNQHLRQNKYHSYKYRIQHLDSAIEKSSSPSNIISFRWLDRQGFQCIIGSSVLRPGIMFLEKGFSSTTLLFNGNSEYGADVLLILKIPTRFKGACLKNISNIKSEDEFLLKRNTIYTVEKIIYLTDTHLILLCNVQ from the coding sequence TTGAAAATACTCCAAGAAATACAGTCATTAATCCTTGGAAAAAAAGACTATTCAAGAAAATTAGAGTTTAACAAGGCTAATTACCTGAAAGAGCTGCAGAACCTCTCTGTCCTTCTGCAACAGATAGAAAATGAAACTCCTTTTCTAGTGTTTAGGTCAAAAGAAGAAATCCGACAATGGGCTCAAGAATATTATAATAATTGGGAGCAGAGTTTGACTTTATCAGAACTAAACCACATCAAACTCTACACCTCAGCATCTTTTAAATATAATCAGCATTTACGTCAAAATAAATACCACAGCTACAAATATCGTATTCAACATTTAGATTCCGCCATAGAAAAATCTTCATCACCTTCAAATATCATTAGCTTCAGGTGGCTTGATCGGCAAGGATTCCAGTGTATTATAGGTTCTTCAGTTCTGCGACCTGGAATAATGTTCCTGGAAAAGGGCTTTTCCAGTACCACGCTTCTTTTCAACGGGAATAGCGAATATGGTGCTGATGTCTTATTAATCCTGAAGATACCTACAAGGTTTAAGGGCGCATGCCTAAAAAACATCAGCAATATCAAATCAGAGGACGAGTTTCTCCTAAAACGCAATACAATTTATACCGTCGAAAAAATCATCTACTTAACGGATACACATCTCATTTTGCTATGTAACGTACAATAA